From the Eschrichtius robustus isolate mEscRob2 chromosome 19, mEscRob2.pri, whole genome shotgun sequence genome, the window tcttccctctaaGATGTTTCCAATATCCCTCCCCAGCCACCTCAAACAGACTCCAACTTGCCCCCTCTGCTTCCAGAGTGCCTCCCCCTTACTCCTCTTAAACCTCCTATCATATTATAGTTCTCCTTACAGAGCTTGGAGACGGTGTTTCCCAAGGACACTGTGAGCTTCCAAGAGCACGGGCCATGTCTTATTCTCAGCATCCACAGCACACAGGGCAACAGGCCCTGACCCATGTCTGCTGAATGCATGACCGATGCCTTCCCGGTGGCGGTCACCACGCTCCGCCCTACGTCGTCCTTATAGATGTTTACGTGGCTCTCTCCCCCGTGCCAGCTGTGGGCCCTACAGGGCAAAACAATCCAATTTCTCCAGGGCCCCAGCACTCAGACCAGCCTGGCACGCAGCAACCTCAGTAAAATGTTCCTGTATTGAGTGCACCCTTTCCGTGGCCCCAGAGCCCCCCTGGTGTCGTGGGCTCTGGCAGCCAGCATCCTGTCACTGTGCTCTCTGCCTTCTCTCACAATGCTGTACCCCTGCCCCTCTTGCAGGGTCCAGGTCTGTAACTGGATGTCCCAGCCTCTGTTCCTAACTGCCAGGGCGTCGGCCttctttcctctgtttctctGATGACCCCATCGCGTGTGAACACCATCTGACACCACCCCCCATACTGTTGTGTACTGGTCATCGTCACCGTCTCTCCCTGTGTTTCTCCCTCCATATTGGATTCGTTCCTTCTGTGTCACGAGTAAACAAAGACCGACCGACGTGGGTGGTTCAGAACAGGaaggctgaggcccagggagatggAGATCTTGTGTCAGCATCTCCGAGAGAGTCCCAGGTACACCTAGACCCAGGTCGACTTCCACACAGAGTGCGGCCGAGGCCGAGGGACTGAGAAAGTTGACAGATGTGGGGGGAAACTCAGAGGCAAGAGATGCATGTTCCCAGTGCCCCCAGGCCTCCAACAGGCTGCAGGGAGTGGCCCTGAAGTCAGGCTGCTTTGGGGGCGTCGGATAAGTgacctccctgaacctcagtgaCCTGCTCAGCCTGGAACGAGGGGATGACAAGACGTGCTTTGTGCAGTACCTGATCCAGGGCCTGGCCACTTGCGCTGACCGGTGGCATTTGACTCTGCCTCTCTGCCCCCACCCTCCCAGTCTCTGTCGCTGAGGAACCAAATCTCCTTCCCCTCGGCGCTCTGAGCATCTCTGACACCCACTCTGCCATGAGAAGTGTGTCTGCCCATGTTTGTCTAAAGGGGAAGGAGGTCAGGGGAAGAAAGGAATCTTTATTAATGGCCTGCTTGTGTTGGTCAGTCTGccaaataatttatatacagcatctcatttaatcctcacacaacaCTCTGAGGGCAGGACAAGcatccccattttttaaaaaatttatttatttatttttggctgcattgggtcttcgttgctgtgcgtgggctttctctagttgcggcaagcgggagctactcttccttgcggtgcgcgggcttcttatggcggtggcttctctttttgcggagcacgggctctagacacgcgggctcagtagttgtggcacacgggctcagtagttgtgacttgcgggctctagagcgcaggctcagtagttgtggtgcacgggcttagttgctccgcggcatgtgggatcttcccggaccaggactggaatccgtgtcccctgcattggcaggcggattcttaaccactgcgccaccagggaagcccagcatccccattttatagaggcaGAGAGGGCTCAGAGAATGTAGGATGGAGGGATGGAAGCCCTGGGATTTGAGAGCACATCCAAGTATGTCAGTGATTTCAATAAGCATGACTATACTCCACACACCaaataagacaaatgctaacagactGGATTTCTTTCAAATCCAGgcatatgttttctatttttgtatttttatgtttttggccgcaccacgggGCTTTCAGGatttagttccccgatcagggatcgaacccatgtcccctgcagtggaagtgtggagtcctaaccgctggaccgccatgGAATTCCCCAGGCATATGTTCTTTAGAAGACACACACCTAAAACAAGGATATGGGAAAGTTGAGGGTAAAGGAACACAAAAGGATATACAAGGGATGCATGAAGCTGAAGCCAGCTGATGGAgctgtattaatttcagacaaaatagCTGTTAATgcagaaaaacattattaagatCAAAGGATCactgtatttttataaaaagaacaaTGCATTAGGATGACATAatagtttgaaaccaggaagGTTATAACAGCCTTGTTATAGGACAGAATCACAATGAGAGACTCATGAAACCATAAATATAGTCAGAAATGAAATCACATTCTTTGTGATGATGgtggaaagaatatttgaagaaataatggctgcaaACTTTCCCAATTGGCAAAAGGTATAAACGTACAGGTTCGGAAAGCTCAGTGAACCCAAAACagcagaatctcaaagaaatccATGCCCAGACACATCCTAGTCAAAgctgaaaactaaaaacatttaaactttttgaaagcCACCTGAGAAAAACTATGCCTCACATAAAGATTAATACAAAAGATCAtagatttcttttctatttatttagctgtgccaCGTCTTAGTttcacaggatcttcgttgcctcgtacaggatctttagttgtggcatgctggatctagttccctgaccacggattgaacccaggccgccTGAATTGGGAGGGCAgaatcttaaccgctggaccaccagcgaagtcccgtAAGATCATAGACTTCTTATCAGAAATCATAAAGGCCAGAAGGCAGGGaaacaacatttttaaagtgctgagaAAAAGAACTGTCAGTCTGAATTCTATACGCAGTGAAAATGCACTTCAAGAAtgaaagcaggggcttccctggtggcgcagtggttaagaatccgcttgccaattcaggggacacgggttgcagccctggtccgggaagatcccacatgccacggagcaactaagcccgcgagccagaactactaaggccacgtgccacaactactgaagccttcgtgcctagagtccgtgttccacaacgagagaagccaccacaaggagaagcccgcgcactgcaatgaagagtagcccccgctcgccgcacctagagaaagcctgtgcgcagcaacgaagacccaacacagccaaaaataaataaataaaatgaattaaaaaaaaaaaaaaagaaagaaagcaaaataaagacatccTCAAGTGAAGCAAAACTAAGACAATCTGTTGCAAGCAGGCCTGttctaaaagaaatgctaaagggactttaGATTGCATACATTTGATCTTTAAGATATGTATGATGGTCGAAAGTAAAATTTATGACATTTTCTGGTAGGGTTTTCAGTGTATGTTAACGTGGTATATATGACAACTGCAGCACAAAGAGAGGAGGGTATCAAGATTCATTCAGTGATATATTTGAGATTTGTACATTTTACTgtctataaattatatctcaaagaaAACCATTAGGgtacaagattttttaaaaaatttaaaaaggggaGGATAAAGAGACCTATATAAAGTTTCTAAATCCCACTTTAAGTGGTAAAATATTAATTCTAAGTTGACTATGAAGAGTTAAGCATGCATACTGTAATCCTTAGAGAAATCTCTAAAAAAGACTATACAAAGAGATGATCAAAAACTCAGTAGATGAATTAAAATGGAACCTGAGAAAAAATAACCGAAAAGAGAGCAGGAAAGGGGAAACAGACGGAAAACAGAAGGaacaaacagaagagaaaaaggtgGACCAAAACCCAAGCATATCCATTGTTACATGTAAATAGTCTAAACATACCaattaaaaggaatttttttaaaaagaaaataaaaaacctactttaaatataataatataggtAAGCTGAAAGTAAAAGAGTGGGGAAAGGTATATAATGTGAAAACTCCATCAAAGAATGCTGCAGtcactatattaatatcaaaccAAGTAGacttcagaaaaaggaaaattaccagggataaagagaGAAATTACATAGTAATAAAGGGCCAATTCACCAAGAACACAAAACAATTCCAAATATGTATGCATCTAACAACAAAGCCTTAAAATACAGGAAACAAAAACTGGtagagctgaaagaaaataacagacaaattcacaattatacttggagacttcaacacccctctctCTAGAATCAGCAGAACaagaagacagaaaatcaatagggATACAAAAGACCTGAACAACATATCAACCAACTGGATGTAATGGATGAACTGCCAATAGTCGATCTTTTTTTTATCCACAAAGAAGTAATTTCCCATGATTTCCCATGTAAACACATGTAACACAAACCTATTTTACTAATGTTTAACCCCAGAAGCCAATGACCTAAGTTTCCacctgaagaaaaggaaaaagaagaaattaattcaGAAGTAAGTAGAAGGAAGGGACCAGTAACGATACAAGAAGAGATTCACAAAGTAGAAAAGAGACAGTACAAAAATGAGCAAAGCCAAAATGTAgtaagttctttgaaaagattaatgcaGTTGATGAGCCCCTAGCTAAactgacagagagagagggagaagggacacCACATCAGTCATGAAAGAGGTGACATCACTACAGACCCTGCAGGCACTAAAGGAATGCAGGAGTGTTATGAGCAACTCCATGCCAGTAAATCAGACCTCTCAGAAGAAATAGGCAAACACACAGTTTATCAAGTATTAGTTGATAATGCTAGCCTAATACACAACTGCTGTATGCCAGCACCTCGAGGGCCAAGCTCCAGGCAGGGGTTGGGCAACAGTCCAGGAGGGCGTCGGGTGGGGTAAACGGGGCTCAGGATCGAGGGACAGTGGGGAAGGACAGGACTCCCACTCCTCCCACAGCTCCAAGCTCGGATGTGGGAGACCTGGCCTCTGGTTGGAGACACAGTCTGGCACCACCACATGGTGGCCACTCAGACTGGGAAGACAGAACTACACAATGCAGCCTCTGAACTGCCTCCCAGTTCAGTCAAGGTATGTCTGGAGCCTCAAGCTGCCCACCCACACCTGCTGGGGACTGGGCAGAGGTGACTGGGGAGTAGCTTAATGGAAGAAGGCAGAAGAAGGCAGTCTTGAAAAGTGGGGGCCCGGAAGCCAATCCTCGGCACGCCTACCCTCAGGATCCAACCCGGAGCCCATCCACCTTCAAGACCCAGGATCCCAGCCCGCTTCCCTCGGCTCTGGGACTCCAGCCCCACTACACCGGGGCTGCCATTGGCCAAAGacacatttttaaagtctgtCTTCACATTTATTGATTCTGGCATGGTTGAGGGAGAGCcgtccctgccctctccccccaGGGCAAGTCCAGCTTCCAGCTGCAGGAAGAGGGATCAGAGCCAGACTGGAGAAAGGACTTCCCAAGGATACCATCAGCAGCCTGGGTCTGCAGCTGGATCAGCTTCCTAGACAAATTTGACAGAAGAGAAATGCTAGGGGGAGGAGGCTCCCTGGTGAGTCAGGGCAGACCTCACTGAGAGCCCCCAGGAAGGATGTGGCTTGGTCAGCTGCCAGCtaagaccccccccccacacacacacacacccctgggccTCCCTCCAGGTGCTCCAGCTGGCCACGCCACTCTCTGCCTTAGGGCCTTTGCCTATGTGGTTCCCTGCCTGCAATTCCCCCCACGCACCCCAGCAGACTAGGCCAGTGTTAGTGCTGGGAGGAGGTGCGGGGAAGGGCACTCCTGGAGGAGGGTACAATCCGGGCAAAGGCCGGGAGCCTCGACGCGCCCACGGAACCGAGCTCCACCTGCCACTTGGAGCTCCACCGGGTCGCTGAGCTGGGACAGCAGGGAGTGGGGCCAGTTGGAGCGGTAGCCGCAGCTGTAGTTGCCGGCGTGTTGGGGCCCCACGTAGGTCAGCACGAGGTCCGCGTAGGGGTGGGTGGTCCAGACCACCGCCGAGGGCTCCTCTTCGCCGGACCGTAGCAGCAGGAAGGAGACGTCGGGCACGTGGCCCTCGCAGCGTAGGACAGCGTCGCGGCCCGGAGTCACGGCCCCCGTCCACAGGGGCCGGAGCCGCGGCCTGGGCAGGGGTCCTGGGCGAGAAGCGGGTCGGTCAAGTGAAGCCCCTCGCCCCAGGCAGCAGCGGCCCAGCCCCGCTCCGCTGCCAGCCCCCTTCTCCAGCCCAGGTTGCTGGCCTCACACCGTGGTCACTGCGCTGTAACCGTAGTGTCTCCCCTTACACGCCCCACCCCCCCAGACCCGGGCCTTCTCTGAGACTTCCTGGGGTCCCCAGCGAACGGCACTCAGGGCTTCAGGACAGGTGAGGAGAAGGAAGACAGGATCCAGGGGAACGGGTTCCCGCAGAGGGCACAGCGCAGTCAGTGGTCTGGCGGTGGACGCTGTGCCGGGGGCTCTGCCTGACCTCCGACCCCAGGAGATCCGGATGAGGAAATCAGAGGAACACACAAACCCCAGGGCCGGCGGGGGCTCGGGGAGAATTATAGCTCAACCCTCCACCGTGGGCACCTGGGCGCAGGCAGCGGTGGGGTCATAATCTGACTACAGCCGACAGGCGTGTCGCACAGGGAACCTGAGGCGTGAGCCAGTGCAAAGCCGTTAGCACTCTGAACCCTAAGTTCTGGGGCCTCTCTCCACGACCACCACCAGGGCGCTACACGTAGCCCCGGTGCTCACGTCGGTGGGAAACAGGCCGAAAGGCTGGGTGTCCCCGGGCCCTGGCGGCCGACCTCGCGCTCCCCTAAGGAGCCGACTCCGCGGGCAGGGCCGAGGCCCAGAGCGCTTCCCTTCGGAGTCCTGGGACAGGCGGGCGCCCTCGTGTTGCGCACGGGCAGAAGGAGGCTCCGGGCCGCTGTGCCCGCCGCTCACCGTCCACGCGCAGCTCCACGGGCGCGCTGGGCGCGGAGCCCGCCAAGGGCGGCGCCGTGTCCGTGTAGACGCAGCTGTAGTTGGCCGAGTCGACCGCCGAGACGTCGCGCAGCTCAAAGTGGGCCTCCGTCCCCGCGGGGCTCAAGAGACCGTGCACCCGGCGCTGGCCCGCGCCCTCGCGCACCAGGGCGAAGCGCACGCCGGCGCGGGGGGCCCGGCACCGCAGCTGCACCAGCGTCCCCGGCTCGGGCCTCAGAGTCGCGGGCTCGGCCGACAGCTCCGGCGCCGGGAGCGTCCCTGCGGGGAGGACGCGGCAAGGCTGACGCCCAATGCCGCATCTTTCCGCCGGAAAGAGTGCGCCCCGCTGCCTCTGCTCCCTCCCGGGAGGCCCGCCCGCACCGCCCTGCGTAAAACCGCGCCATCCGCCCGACGTCCCGGCCCCCGTCCTCCCTGGACGCTCACGCACGCTCCTACACCGTGCCTAACTAATTTGTGTGCCCACCAAATTAGAGGCGTGTGGGGTCGTGTTTTGTTGGGGGAGCATCCGCGCCGGCCTCGCCCGCCGGCGTCCGCTCCTGGGGTTTACGCCCCTGGTCCGAGTCCTTGGCGGGTCCTGCAGCCCCAAACTGGCCACCCTCAACAGACAGGCCTCAGCGCCCACCCGGACCCCGGAGGCTGGGGGCCCCCGTGCATGTAGCGCCTGCATGGCCAGACTTGCGCGTGGACCCAATTATTCTTCGCGGGGCCACGAGGCTGGGCTCATTTTTCTATCctcagctggggaaactgaggccgggcAGATGAGTCGGGATTGAGCCGTGCAGTTACCGGGACCCTTCCCTGGGTCTCTCCTCCCGCTGCCCCGAGGGCAGAGcgcccccgccctccctccccgctGCCACATCCCCCAGGCTCACCATCGCTCAGCACCAGCTCGGCGGGCGCGCTGTCCAAGGACCAGGGCGCTAGCTCGTCTCGCAGCCGGTAGCGGCACGTGTAGACACCGCCGTCTCCCGGGGCCAGCGTGTTCAGCTGGAAGAAGACGCGGTCTGGGCTGGTACTGGCCATGGGTACCTGCAGCACCTCCTCGCCCCGCCGCAGCTGGAAGTCCACCCCGCTCAGGGGCGCCACGCAGGTGAGAGTCGTGCGCGAGCCGGGGCGCAGGAGCCCGGCGAACCCGCTATTCAGAGTCAGCGTGGGTGGCGGCGGCGTGGCTGCAAGGCAGGGACAGTCACTGGGGCGGCCAGAGTCCCAGCCACCCCCGCTGTGGGGGCGTTCCTTGGAGCCCAGCCTCCAGACCTCGGCCCCCGGAACAGCCTTCCTTGTGGCAAATTCCCACGCCACTATCAAGGCGGGGCAACTGCGTGGCCACTGTTTCCCAGACGCAGTCCTGGGCAGGGGTATTCAGGGCCGGGGGACAGGGTAAAAGCTACTCTGTCTCCAGGAGCCTCCGCCCCCAGGAAGCCCTCTGGGATGGTCCACACACTCACCCAGCTCCTCTATGGTCACAGTGGCACTGGGCTCCGAGGGGGCGCCTGATGCGTGGGTCCGGTAGCTGCAGCTGTAGTTGCCAGCCCGGTGGACTGGGAAGGTGGCCTGCGTGTCCTTTGGGGCCTCAGCCACCTCCAGAAACTGGTCGTCGCCTTCCCGCCTCAGCAGGAAGGTCACACCGCGAAGTCCCCCGAGGCACAGCAGCGTCGTGTTCAGGCCCCGTGTGATCCAGGGCACGGGCTTGGTCGAGAgcaagggtgggggcaggggctctgcggcgggggcggggggtggggcgcAGGGGTCATGGGTGGTTCTGCCTGAGTTGGAAGATACAGGGCCCCAGCCGGACCTGGACCTCCACACTCATGGGAATGTGAGGGAGCCAGGAGATGGAAGGCATtggcgggggtggaggggtggaggggtggcgGGGTGGCGGGACAGGCCGAGACGGGGACAGGGGACTACAAGGGGAAGTCGCGTTCAGGGCCCAGCTGTGGCCAGGCCTGCCCTAACCGCTTCCTGGGGATTcagtcatttattcctcacagcctTCTAGGGTTGCTACAAACATCACCCTCATTTTaccagtggggaaactgaggctcagagatgtcacctgacttgcccaaggccaccagCCACTCGGGGAGGGGGCCGGAAGAGAGCAGGGAGAGTGAGGAGTGGAGGAAGGGAGGCCTCTCCAGCGGCCTCTCTTCCGGCCTCGAGGCCCGTGAGCCCTCCACTCACCTGCTCCAGTCACCTCCACGAGGTTGCTCAGGCTTGTCCTCCCACTGTCCATGCTGTAGTGGCAGCGGTAGAGGCCCCGGGTGTCACCGGTCACTGCTCCCAGCGGGAACCTGTACTCGGTGGCAGGTGAACCCAGGGTGCACCAGTTCCTGGGCCACCCCGTCCTTGAGGAGCTGGAACTCCAGGGTCCACAGGGGGCTCTGGCATGTCAGCGTCACGTTGGCCCAGGGTTCCAGCAGCGATTCGGCCTCTGCCCACAGGGTTGGCCTTGTGTCGAAGACTGCGTGGGGATGGGTGTCAGACCTGGGTGCCCAGGCAGGGGCTCACCCCGCAGCGCCCACCATGCCCAGGCCCGGCCCACTCACATACGGCCTCCTCGGTCACTGGGTTCAGGGCGAGACCTGCGGAGACCCACCACCTGTGAGGCCCTATGGCTGTTCTTTCCCGCCCCTCATCCCGGCCCCGGGGACCCCAGGCCGGGCGCCTCACCCCAGAGCAGCAGGAGGGCCACCCGTGCGGACATGGTCAGCCTCActgcagccccaggagtgtctgcCGGGTGATAAGGCCCAGCCAGGGCGGCCGGGAGGGTGGGGCGGTGGAGGGAGGGCGCGGGGCACTGACCTCGCAGCTCATTCGTATTTCCAGGAAAGCAGGGCTCCAGGGGGCCGGGACAAAGGGCAGATGTGGCCTCAGGAGTCTCAGCTATAGCAACAATCAAAAACTATGCAGAATGAATAAACTAAATTAATAATAAAGAGTAAAGATAACAAAATAAATGATGTAATAACAGCAAAGAATAACAAATGAAGACaattaataataaatagtaaatggaaaaataacaagaacatttttaaaataaaaataaaattatgaattccctgctggtccagtggttaggactccactgcAGGCGGCAAGGGTTCGATctctgttcagggaactaagattctacatgccaggcagtgtggcaaaagaaaaaaaaaaaagagagaaaagaaatacattaaaataaaataaatactaaaccaagtaatgtaataaataataacaaatacatttaaataatagAATGGAATCATAGTTAGCAAATAAAATTACCAATACGTCATAAGATGATTAAAGTGAAAAGAATTAATTAATGATAAGAGAAAGGATAAAACACTAAGTATTAAAAATAGATAATGCAATAAATGACAACaaattaataaaagtaat encodes:
- the LOC137752583 gene encoding LOW QUALITY PROTEIN: alpha-1B-glycoprotein-like (The sequence of the model RefSeq protein was modified relative to this genomic sequence to represent the inferred CDS: deleted 1 base in 1 codon); translated protein: MSARVALLLLWGLALNPVTEEAVFFDTRPTLWAEAESLLEPWANVTLTCQSPLWTLEFQLLKDGVAQELVHLGSPATEYRFPLGAVTGDTRGLYRCHYSMDSGRTSLSNLVEVTGAEPLPPPLLSTKPVPWITRGLNTTLLCLGGLRGVTFLLRREGDDQFLEVAEAPKDTQATFPVHRAGNYSCSYRTHASGAPSEPSATVTIEELATPPPPTLTLNSGFAGLLRPGSRTTLTCVAPLSGVDFQLRRGEEVLQVPMASTSPDRVFFQLNTLAPGDGGVYTCRYRLRDELAPWSLDSAPAELVLSDGTLPAPELSAEPATLRPEPGTLVQLRCRAPRAGVRFALVREGAGQRRVHGLLSPAGTEAHFELRDVSAVDSANYSCVYTDTAPPLAGSAPSAPVELRVDGPLPRPRLRPLWTGAVTPGRDAVLRCEGHVPDVSFLLLRSGEEEPSAVVWTTHPYADLVLTYVGPQHAGNYSCGYRSNWPHSLLSQLSDPVELQVAGS